A stretch of DNA from Rickettsia hoogstraalii:
AGAGATAAATCGGTTATTGCTGTTGTTGAAACCGTAGCTGAACTATGGGCAATGGAGCGTAGCGGTAATTTTAAAGGTTTATATCATGTACTAAGTTATAATTTATCGGCAGCTAGTAGGCAAAATCCTAGCATACTTCGGTTACCTGAACTACTTAAAAGATGTTTTGCAGAAAATATTAAAGAAGTTATTATTGCTACTAATTCTACTTTAGAAGGTCAAACTACTGCGTATTTTATTACTGAATATTTAAAAGAACATCCTGCCAAAATTTCTCGCCTAGCTAGCGGTATACCTATCGGAGGTGAACTTGATTATTTAGATGAAGGTACCTTATCTGCCGCTATTAACCTACGCCAACCTTTTGAGTAAAATATTAATAAATTTTAATAAAATGTTGACAACTTTATTAAAAATATTTAACTTTTAACCTCTATTATTAAAAAAGAGGTTTTATGCAAGATTTTAAGATTAACTCAAAATCAGTTCTTCACATGGTAGCTCAAATTAGAGCTAAACAATTAGCAATTAGAGATGTGCAAAATAAAGAGCAAGATGCTATAGTTAAGGCATGGGAAGAAAATGGCATTGATAAAAGCGGTGAGATAACAGGAAAGGAAATTATCCAAGCTTTAGAGGATTTTTATAACAAAAGTAAATCAGTAAATGACTATTTAAAAAAACAAGATGTAAATGATATAGATTACCCTATAAAATTTAATAAAACTGATTTGCAGTTAAAAATGGCTTTAGGTTATGCAAAGCAGCAAGAGGATAATTTAATAGATCAAATAATAAAAGGAAAGTTTTATAGTGGTTTATCAAACGAAATAAATTCTAATGAATTACCTGTTTTATAATCTGATAGCACGGTATCGTTTTGGGGGAATGAGAACTCTTCTGT
This window harbors:
- the recR gene encoding recombination mediator RecR, which codes for MNKTNDNDIDQLIYLFSKLPGLGSRSARRIVLYLLQDKDVRLKSLINNLVEIDKKIVKCEICGNMDTENICCICSSEYRDKSVIAVVETVAELWAMERSGNFKGLYHVLSYNLSAASRQNPSILRLPELLKRCFAENIKEVIIATNSTLEGQTTAYFITEYLKEHPAKISRLASGIPIGGELDYLDEGTLSAAINLRQPFE